The region CCCCGCAGAGAAGCGCCCGCAGCGCACCGCCTTCTGGACCCAGGAAGACTCCAACCGCTACGGCCTGCATGAGTTCATGACTACCTGCCGCGCCATCGGGTGCGAGCCCTACCTGGCCGCCGACGTCCGCAGCCTCCCCGCCCGCGACTTCTATCAGTGGGTCGAGTACTGCAACGCGCCCTCCACCCCCAACCTGAGCGGCAGCCTGCCCGGCGGCATCAACGCCCTGGCTGCGGAGCGAGCACGCAACGGCAGCCCGGAGCCCTTTAACGTCCGTTACTGGGGCGTCGGCAATGAGGTCTGGGGCTGCGGCGGATCGCAGACCGCGGAGGAGTATGGCGGCGAGTATCGCCGCTACACCGAATGGATTCCCCGCTACGGCGCCACCGACGAGCAGCGCCGCGACTCCCTGCGCCTCATCGCCTGCGGAGCCAACGGCGACGACGCACGCTGGACCGCCGGCGTCATGAAGTCCATCAGCGAGCATCACAAGCCCTTCGGCTTCTCCACCCACTACTACACCTCCGGCGACGCGAAGAAGTTCGCCGCCGGCGACGCGCTTGAGTTCGACCCGCCCACCTACTACGACACGCTCGCACGCGGTGCGTTCATGGAGCGCATCATCACCGATAGCTGGTCCGCCCTGGGCGAGACCAACCACGGCCACAGCGTCAAGATCATCATGGATGAGTGGGGCGCCTGGTACAGCAAGTCGACTGAGCTCGGCCCGAAGTACAACCTCTCCCAGCAGAGCACCATGCGCGACGCTATCCTCTCCGGCATCACGCTGGACATCTTCCACAAGCACGCGGACAAAGTCGCCATGGCCAACGTTGCGCAGACCATCAACTGCATCCACTCACTCATGCTGGCGTCTGAGGACAAGTTCACCGTCACCCCCACCTTCCACGTCTTCAAGATGTACATGCCGCACCAGGGCGCGCAGAGCCTGCGGGTGGAGTTTGCCGCGGCGTCCATCCCCAACCCCATCGCGCGCGTCACGCCGGTCGGCGGCAACAGCGCAGACGGCTCCATCGATCCTGCCTCGAAGCTCGCCGGCCTCAGCGGCTCGGCCTCCATCGCGACGACCGGCAACGGCAAGGTGATG is a window of Granulicella tundricola MP5ACTX9 DNA encoding:
- a CDS encoding alpha-N-arabinofuranosidase is translated as MNPDRRQFLRAAALTSSALALRASAGIGQLATSVDAHITILPAEPIGTIAPEIYGHFIEQLGGVIYDGVWVGEKSKIPNHHGVRQAFIDAMRAVKAPVLRWPGGCFADSYDWRDGIGPAEKRPQRTAFWTQEDSNRYGLHEFMTTCRAIGCEPYLAADVRSLPARDFYQWVEYCNAPSTPNLSGSLPGGINALAAERARNGSPEPFNVRYWGVGNEVWGCGGSQTAEEYGGEYRRYTEWIPRYGATDEQRRDSLRLIACGANGDDARWTAGVMKSISEHHKPFGFSTHYYTSGDAKKFAAGDALEFDPPTYYDTLARGAFMERIITDSWSALGETNHGHSVKIIMDEWGAWYSKSTELGPKYNLSQQSTMRDAILSGITLDIFHKHADKVAMANVAQTINCIHSLMLASEDKFTVTPTFHVFKMYMPHQGAQSLRVEFAAASIPNPIARVTPVGGNSADGSIDPASKLAGLSGSASIATTGNGKVMTLTVVNPHLDQPITTEIVIPGVTIASVTGEVLTAPDIHAHNDFTHPNAVHPEPAKLGTPSGGRLIHTFPPASVTALSLILA